A genomic region of Nostoc sp. UHCC 0702 contains the following coding sequences:
- a CDS encoding tetratricopeptide repeat protein yields MGFWHSLIVSGLISFFTFGCSYEANSSTENTKQVVQETNVSQLLIKAKASQKAEDLFNQGNQFLDAQRYEDAIEAYDKAIAIKSESAEAWINRGNALTSLQSYKEALASYDKAIAINVNKDEAWYNRGNALTSLQSYKDAIVSYDKAIAIKKDKSEAWVNRGIALTKLQRYEEALASYDKAIAIKPNKHEAYYNKACAYALQNNVELAIENLQKAMWLVPDKYQKLAKTDSDFQKIRNSQRFQELIK; encoded by the coding sequence ATGGGATTTTGGCATAGTTTGATTGTCTCTGGCTTGATCAGTTTCTTCACGTTTGGCTGTAGTTATGAGGCAAACTCATCCACAGAAAACACCAAGCAAGTAGTACAAGAAACCAATGTTTCTCAGCTATTAATCAAAGCAAAGGCTAGCCAAAAGGCGGAAGATTTATTTAATCAAGGCAATCAATTTTTAGACGCGCAACGCTACGAAGATGCCATAGAAGCATACGACAAAGCGATCGCGATTAAATCTGAGAGTGCTGAGGCTTGGATTAATCGGGGAAATGCGCTCACATCATTGCAAAGTTACAAAGAAGCACTTGCATCATACGACAAAGCGATCGCTATCAATGTCAACAAAGATGAAGCTTGGTATAACCGAGGCAATGCGTTAACATCATTGCAAAGTTACAAAGATGCAATAGTATCATATGACAAAGCGATTGCCATCAAAAAAGACAAATCTGAAGCCTGGGTGAATCGAGGAATAGCCTTAACTAAGTTACAACGTTACGAAGAAGCACTAGCATCATACGACAAAGCGATCGCGATTAAACCAAATAAGCATGAAGCCTACTACAACAAAGCTTGTGCTTACGCATTACAAAACAATGTGGAATTAGCAATTGAGAATTTACAAAAAGCTATGTGGCTAGTTCCTGACAAGTATCAAAAATTAGCAAAAACTGACTCAGATTTTCAAAAAATACGTAATAGTCAGCGTTTTCAGGAATTAATTAAATAA
- a CDS encoding NAD(P)-dependent oxidoreductase: protein MKKLLITGASGFLGWHVCQLAKQEWEVYGTYSSHKLEIPDIKLLKVNLTNFQELKQLFSDVQPAAVIHTAAQSEPNYCQTHPEESYEINVTASGNIAGLCADDSISCVFTSTDLVFDGLNPPYKETDIVCPVNIYGEQKIKAEVGMLERYPMTAVCRMPLMFGRETPTAKSFIQPFIQSLKEGKELSLFIDEFRTPASGTTAAKGLLLALEKVNGYIHLGGKERISRYDFVKLLIEVFQLPAAGIKSCRQQDVKMAAPRPADVSLDSSKAFALGYQPLSLKEELQLLAT, encoded by the coding sequence ATGAAAAAATTGTTAATTACGGGTGCTAGTGGTTTTTTAGGGTGGCATGTTTGCCAACTAGCAAAGCAAGAATGGGAAGTTTACGGTACTTATTCATCTCATAAACTAGAGATTCCTGATATTAAATTACTAAAAGTTAACTTGACAAATTTTCAGGAACTCAAACAGTTATTTAGTGATGTCCAGCCAGCAGCAGTTATTCATACAGCAGCCCAGTCAGAACCAAATTATTGTCAAACTCATCCTGAAGAATCATACGAAATTAATGTGACAGCATCTGGGAATATTGCTGGACTTTGTGCAGATGATTCTATTTCTTGCGTTTTTACATCTACTGACTTAGTTTTTGATGGCTTAAATCCTCCCTATAAAGAAACAGATATTGTGTGTCCTGTAAACATTTATGGAGAGCAAAAAATCAAAGCTGAAGTCGGTATGTTAGAACGCTACCCGATGACAGCAGTGTGTCGGATGCCGTTAATGTTTGGCAGAGAGACACCCACAGCTAAAAGTTTTATACAGCCATTTATCCAAAGTTTAAAAGAAGGTAAAGAACTCAGTTTATTTATCGATGAATTTCGTACACCAGCAAGTGGAACAACAGCCGCAAAAGGACTATTATTAGCATTAGAAAAAGTCAACGGTTATATTCACTTAGGTGGAAAAGAAAGAATTTCTCGTTATGATTTTGTCAAGCTATTAATAGAAGTATTTCAACTTCCCGCCGCTGGAATTAAATCTTGCCGCCAACAAGATGTAAAAATGGCAGCACCCAGACCAGCAGATGTTTCTTTAGATAGTTCTAAAGCCTTTGCATTAGGGTATCAACCTTTATCCTTAAAAGAAGAATTACAGTTGTTGGCTACTTAG